The nucleotide window GATGAAGGAAAGACAAGTGCTTTGGAGGTGCTAGAGATGGCAAAACAGATAGAAGAAATTGGTGCAGAAGTTGGAGCGAAAGCAGAAAAAGTAGCTCGGAAAACTGGGACTGTTGCTGGAACGGCGGCTAAAATTTCTGTTTATGGTTCCGTTTGGGCTGTTAAAACAGGAGTGAGTAAGGCTTGTGCGTTTACTCGAGGATTTAAACAGGGCTGGTCTGGCAAATAAGCAATAGGAAAAGGGAGAAAGTGAATTGTTAAATTACTTATCGTCACTAAATCCGGTACTGTTAGCATTACTTGCCGGGATTTTTACATGGGCTTGTACGGCAGCTGGGGCATCACTCGTATTTTTCTTTAAAAATTTAAATAAAAAATGGGGCAACGTCATGCTCGGATTTGCTGCTGGTGTTATGCTCGCAGCAAGTTTCTGGTCACTTCTCGCTCCTGCAATAGAAATGAGTAAAGACTTAGGGAAGTTTTCTTTTGTTCCGGCTTTAGTAGGTTTTTTACTTGGTGGGATATTTTTACGTGTTATTGACCGAATTATTCCCCATTTGCATTTCGGATTTCCAGAGCAAGCGAAAGAAGGACCAAAAACATCGCTAAGAAAAAGTATTTTACTCGTGCTCTCCATTACTATTCATAACATTCCAGAAGGAGCAGCGGTGGGGGTAGCTTTTGGAGCGGTAATAACAGGGGACACAGAGACGCTCATTACAGCAATCGTTTTGGCACTGGGCATTGGAATTCAAAACTTTCCAGAAGGGGCAGCAGTATCCATTCCTTTGCGCGGAGAAGGGTTATCTCGGAAAAAGAGTTTTTGGTATGGCCAATTATCGGCGGTGGTTGAACCAGTTTTCGCGGTGATTGGGGCAATTTTAGTAGTTTTCGTTACACCTATTTTACCGTTCGCGCTTGCGTTTGCTGCTGGAGCGATGATTTTTGTTATTGTAGAAGAGTTAATCCCGGAATCTCAAGTAGAAGGTTCAGCGGATTTAGCGACTGCGGCAACAATGGCTGGCTTTGCGGTGATGATGGTTTTAGATGTTGCTTTAGGATAAATTACAAAACTGCTTAAAAACGTAATTAAATATTTGCGGAATACGTTTTTTTGCGGTAGAATTGATAGTGAAATACTTCACAATATGTGCTAGTTTTCAGGGGTAATCCTGTAACTATACAACAGACACGGAAAAAAGCTCCCACTTTATCCGTGTCTTTTTCGTGACATTTTTTACGATTTTTTTGGTTCTTTTTTCCTATTTTAGTACAAAAGCTAGAAAGTTGTTTTTTTTCATGTATAATTGTTTTATACGAAAAACTGGGGAAGGTTTTTCAAAGGTGAGGTGCATAATGTGAAAATTAGGTGGATTAGAATTTCACTAGTTACGATTCTCATTATTGCCGTGGTTTTTGTTGGTGTAATAGGTTTCCAAAAATACCAATTTTCAAAGTCGCGCAACAAAGTAATAATGCAGATGGACAGACTAATGAAGGACCAAGATGGAGGAAATTTCCGCCGCTTGGATAAGAAAGAAAACGGAGTAGAAATTATTTCCTACATTCCTAAAACAACTGAGAAGAAAGACAACGAAATTATCCAAAAAGAAATTGAAAAAGCCACAGATGCAGAAGTTAAGAAGTTAAAGAGAGATAACGAAAAGCAAGGGATTATTTTTTACACTTATCAAAAGCAGAAAATGGCCGAACAAGCAGTATCTTACAAAGCAGTTCAATCTGAGTATGTAAAAGAAGGTAAAACTAAATTTGTACTCAAAGAGAAAAAAGATATTTGCAAAAACATTGTAACCGACGCAGAAACAGGCGCTTTATTAACACTTGGGGAAGTATTAATAAAGAACGATGAAACAAAACTAAACGTAAAATCTGCTGTTGAGCAAGAACTTATTAAAACAGGGGATTATTCTTTAAAAGATGTTGGGAATCTTGGGAATATCAAGAGTTTAGTGAAATGGGATCAAACTGATTTTGAAATCACTAATTCTGAACTAATTTTACCAATTGAAGTTCCAGGGGCTTCAGAACCGAAGAAAGTGAACGTACAACTTGCGGATATTGCTAATTCTGTGAATAAACGCTATTTACCAAGTAGTGTTAAAGTTCCAGAAGTACCAAAAGCAAAAACCAATAAGCGAATTGCACTTACTTTTGATGATGGTCCAAGTGCGGCAGTAACGCCACAAGTACTTGATACATTGAAACGCTATGATGTAAAAGCAACATTCTTTGTACTAGGTTCAAGCGTAGTGCAAAATCCAGGTTTAGTAAAACGTGAATTAGCAGAAGGGCACCAAGTTGGAAGCCACTCATGGGATCATCCACAATTAACTAAACTATCAACGCAAGAAGTATACAACCAAATTTTACAAACACAAAAAGTAGTATTTGATCAAACTGGATATTTTCCAACGACAATGCGCCCTCCATATGGTGCAGTCAACAAAGAAGTTGCTGAAGCGATCGGTCTTCCGATAATTCAGTGGTCTGTTGATACAGAAGATTGGAAAAATAAAAATGCTGGCGTAGTAACGCAAAGAGTCCTTGCAGGTGCAACGGACGGTGCGATTGTACTAATGCATGATATCCACAAAACAACTGCTGCGAGCCTTGACGCTACATTGCAACAACTGAAGAGTCAAGGATACGAGTTTGTTACGATTGACGAACTTTATGGCGAGAAATTGCAAATTGGGAAGCAATATTTCGACAAAACAGAGTCAAGAATGGTGAAATAAAAATTGGTAGCTAAAGTGAGGTAATCATTTTAGCTACTTTTTTTTATTTTTAGCGAAGCCTGATTTTGGGCAAAATAAAAAACATCCAACTTTTTCGTTGCATGTTACCTAGCATTTACCAAATTTTGGTGACAATGCCATAAATACTATTACGTGTAATCCAACCATTCACGTGTTTGTGATTATTAGAAATTTGATATTGTTTACCGCGAATTTTACTAATCTTATGTGTAAAAAAACTGCCGCGAACTTTGCAAAATACGATATCGTTCACTTTTAATTCTCTCGTGCCAATCGGTTCTAAACGAACAGGTTGCATCGATCTGATTAAAGGTAACATCGAATTTCCGCCTTCTTTATAACGTTCAATGGTTTCGCCACGTCTGAGTATCTCTACTGCATCCAGGCTTCTCATAGTTATGCTCCTTTCTTGTTGTTAATGTAACGATAACAAAACGTTGAAGCAGAGTCAAGTTTTTCTAAAATGTTTGTTATAATAGAGACAATTATTTGAACGGGGGCTAGATGGATGATAAAAGCGATTGCTGTAGATATGGACGGGACTTTTTTAGATGAAAATGGCGAATATGACCGCGTGCGATTTGAACAGATTTATGCGGAATTAGTGCAACGTGGGATTCGGTTTATTGTTGCGAGTGGCAATCAGTATTATCAGCTGAAATCTTTTTTTCCTGAGAAGGATGACGAGCTTTTTTATGTCGCTGAGAATGGGGCAGTTATTTTTCATCAAGGGGAATTACGTAGTGTGAATCGTTTTGCGGAGGAGCTTGTTCATAAGATTTTGCGGACGTTAATTCAGGAATATCAAGACTTACAAGTGATTCTTTGTGGCGTGAAAAGTGCTTATTTATTAAAAGCGGCCAATCCAGATTTTAAAGCATTTGCGAAAAAATATTATTTTGAGTTGCAAGAGGTTGATTCGTTCGATGTGCTTCCGGATGATACGTTCATTAAGTTTGCGCTTGATGTCGAAGTGGCTAAGACGGGGCAAATTGTGGAAGATTTGAATCAAACCTTTGCTGGCGAAATTCGCGCTGTGTCGAGTGGGCATGGGAGCATTGATATTATTATTCCAGGTGTGACGAAAGGGAGCGCGATTCAGCAACTTTTGAATGAATGGCAAGTGGTACCGGATGATTTGTTAGCTTTTGGTGATGCGAATAATGATATTGAAATGTTGCAACTAACTTCGAACAGTTATGCAATGCGAGAAAGTAGTCCAGAGGTTCTTGCTGCCGCGAAACATGTGGCCGCCTCAAACAAAGAAGCTGGCGTGTTACAAGTTATAGAAGATTATATGAAAAAAAGCCAAAGATCTTAATCCGGTCTTTGGCTTTTTCGAAAGTGGTAAACATGTCGGTTATACACTAAGTTAATTTACCAGTGTAGATTCTACAATATCCTTTCTTCGATAAACGTTCAGAATAAGGCCGAGTAGTGCAGCGTAAACTAGTAACATGCTTCCCCCGTAACTGATAAACGGCAGGGGTACTAGCATCATTGGGACTATTCCAAGCCCCATAAGAATGTTCCAACAAGCTGGAACGGTAAATAATA belongs to Listeria swaminathanii and includes:
- a CDS encoding ZIP family metal transporter; its protein translation is MLNYLSSLNPVLLALLAGIFTWACTAAGASLVFFFKNLNKKWGNVMLGFAAGVMLAASFWSLLAPAIEMSKDLGKFSFVPALVGFLLGGIFLRVIDRIIPHLHFGFPEQAKEGPKTSLRKSILLVLSITIHNIPEGAAVGVAFGAVITGDTETLITAIVLALGIGIQNFPEGAAVSIPLRGEGLSRKKSFWYGQLSAVVEPVFAVIGAILVVFVTPILPFALAFAAGAMIFVIVEELIPESQVEGSADLATAATMAGFAVMMVLDVALG
- a CDS encoding polysaccharide deacetylase family protein, with protein sequence MKIRWIRISLVTILIIAVVFVGVIGFQKYQFSKSRNKVIMQMDRLMKDQDGGNFRRLDKKENGVEIISYIPKTTEKKDNEIIQKEIEKATDAEVKKLKRDNEKQGIIFYTYQKQKMAEQAVSYKAVQSEYVKEGKTKFVLKEKKDICKNIVTDAETGALLTLGEVLIKNDETKLNVKSAVEQELIKTGDYSLKDVGNLGNIKSLVKWDQTDFEITNSELILPIEVPGASEPKKVNVQLADIANSVNKRYLPSSVKVPEVPKAKTNKRIALTFDDGPSAAVTPQVLDTLKRYDVKATFFVLGSSVVQNPGLVKRELAEGHQVGSHSWDHPQLTKLSTQEVYNQILQTQKVVFDQTGYFPTTMRPPYGAVNKEVAEAIGLPIIQWSVDTEDWKNKNAGVVTQRVLAGATDGAIVLMHDIHKTTAASLDATLQQLKSQGYEFVTIDELYGEKLQIGKQYFDKTESRMVK
- a CDS encoding Cof-type HAD-IIB family hydrolase, translating into MIKAIAVDMDGTFLDENGEYDRVRFEQIYAELVQRGIRFIVASGNQYYQLKSFFPEKDDELFYVAENGAVIFHQGELRSVNRFAEELVHKILRTLIQEYQDLQVILCGVKSAYLLKAANPDFKAFAKKYYFELQEVDSFDVLPDDTFIKFALDVEVAKTGQIVEDLNQTFAGEIRAVSSGHGSIDIIIPGVTKGSAIQQLLNEWQVVPDDLLAFGDANNDIEMLQLTSNSYAMRESSPEVLAAAKHVAASNKEAGVLQVIEDYMKKSQRS